The genome window GACGGGCATCGACAACGTCCTCGGTGTCACCCTGCGCCAGCATCTGACCCCGGACCCGCTCCTCGGCCGGATGAACGCCACCTTCCGGTTCCTGCTCACCGGTGCGCTGGCCGTCGGCTCCGTACTCGGTGGTCTCGTCGGCGAGGTGGCGGGGGTCAGCGCGGCGGTCTGGGCGGGCGCGCTCTGCCTGGCCGGTGCCTTCCTGCCGGTCTTCCACTCCCCGGTCCGCCGACTGCGCGAGCTGCCGACGGCCGCCCCGCCGCACCGCCCGGCGGCACCCTCCGGCACCGGGGCGTGACACCGTTCCGGCGACTTAATCGATGGAACGGCCCGGTGCGACCCGTTACCTTCCCCTCATGGCGTTGACTCACGGCACGTGCACGGATCGGTTCGCCGCGGTGCGCGAGGCGCTCGCGGCCTCGCTGGACGGCAAGGACGTGGGGGCGTCGGTCGCCGTGTACGTGGACGGTGAGCCGGTGGTCGACCTCTGGGGCGGACACACCGACGCGGCCCGCACCACACCGTGGCAGCGGGACACCCTCACCCCTGTGTGGTCCACCACGAAGACGATGACGGCCCTGTGCGTGCTGATGCTCGCCGACCGGGGCGAGGTGGACCTGGACGCGCCGGTGGCGACGTACTGGCCCGAGTTCGCGGCGGCGGGCAAGGAAGGCGTACGCGTACGGCATGTGCTGTCGCACACGGCCGGACTGCCCCGTTTCGAGGTGCCCACGACGCTGGAGGACCTCTACGACTGGCCGACGGTCACCTCGCGGCTCGCCGCCCAGGCACCGGCCTGGGAGCCCGGCACCGAGGCCGGGTACCACGCGGTCACCCAGGGGTATCTGCTCGGCGAGATCGTCCGCCGGGTCACCGGCCGCAGCCTGGGCACCTTCCTCGCCGAGGAGGTCACCGGCCCGCTGGGCGCCGACTTCCACATCGGGCTCGCCGCCGAGCACGACCACCGGGTGGCGCCGATCATCCCGCCGCCCTCCTCCCCGCCCCGGGGCGGTCCGCGGCCCAACCCGATCATCCCGGAAGGAACCGCCAACACGACCGCGTGGCGCCGCGCCGAGATCCCGGCCGCGAACGGTCACGGCAACGCCCGCTCCGTCGCCGCCGTCCAGTCGCTGCTGGCCTGCGGGGGCGCGGCGCGCGGTGTACGGCTGCTGTCGGAGAAGGGATGCGAGCGGATCTTCGAGGAGCAGTTCGACGGCACGGACAGCGTGCTGCGGGTCCCGATGCGCTACGGTATGGGCTACGGCCTGAACCGCGGCCAACTGCCCAACCCCCGCACCTGCTTCTGGGCCGGTTGGGGCGGCTCGATCGTCCTGGTCGACCTCGACGCCCGGATGAGCGTGGCGTATGTGATGAACCAGATGATCGACGAGGGCCTCGGCGACGACCGCGGCTTCATGATCCTCGCGGCCGTCTACGAGGGCCTGTCGGCCTGAACGACCCGGTCCGAACGCACCGGCCCAGGGAAGCCCCCGGGGCCGGTGCGCGGCGTGCCACGGCCGTCTGGAAAGATCATCCGCATCCGGTGGAACCAGAACCCCGCATTCCCCCTCTCCAGGGGCGGGGGACGCGCACCACAGCACCGCGGCCTCCGCTGACCTGCGGCGACAAGGCACCGCAACAAGGTGTTCATGCCCTGTGCATGGTGTTGCTCCGAGCGTCCCGTCCACCATCGGATCACGACCACCCACCGATCGTCACCCAGTCATCACCCAGGAGTTCGCATGTCCAGCCGCCGCCGTTTCCTCGCCGGGACCGCCGCCGTCGGCGCGACCGGGGCGGCGGCCGGCTGTGTCGCGCACGAGGGACGCAAGGCCGGGCCCCGAGAGGTCGCCGCCCCTGAGGTGAACCGGCCCTCCGCGCCGGTGGTGCCCGCCGCACGGACCCCGTCGCAGCGGCTCAACTTCGTGGTCGTCCTCGCCGACGACCTCGGCCACGGCGAACTCGGCTCCTACGGCCAGAAACTCATCGACACCCCCCGCCTGGACGCCCTCGCCGCCGAGGGACTGCGCTTCACCGACGCCTACGCCGCCGCCCCCGTCTGCGCCCCCTCCCGCTGCTCCCTCCTCACCGGCCTGCACAGCGGCCACGCCACCGTCCGCGAGAACCCGTGGGGTCCGGGCGGCCAAGGCGCGCTCACCGAGCGGGACTTCACCTTCGCCGACGCCCTGCGCGCCCTCGGCTACCGCACCGCCCTCATCGGCAAGTGGGGCTTCGGCCCCGAGCGGCCGAACCAGCCGAGCCACCCCAACTCCCGTGGTTTCGAGCAGTTCTACGGCTATCTCACCCACAAGCACGCGCACGAGTACTACCCGACGTACCTCTGGGACAACGACGAGAAGCAGGACATCCCCGAGAACCGGGACGGCGCCCGCAAGGTCTACGCCCCGCACCTCATCGAGGACCGGGCGCTCGGCTTCCTCGACGCCCACAAGGACGAGCCGTTCCTGCTGTTCCTCGCCCCGACCGTGCCGCACGCCCCGAGCCTCGCCCCGGAACTCGGCCGTTACGCCGACGAGCCCTGGACCCGGCCGAACAAGGCCCACGCCGCCCAGGTCACCGGCCTGGACACACTCGTCGGCACCCTCGTCGACCGGCTCAAGGCGCACGGCATCGACCGCCGTACCGTCGTCCTCGTCACCAGCGACAACGGCCCCCACGAGGAGGGCGGCACCGACCCCGACCTCTTCGACGGCAACGGCCCGCTGCGCGGCTACAAACGCAACCTGTACGAGGGCGGCATCCGCGTCCCCCTCATCGCCTGGTCCCCGCAGCGGGTCCCCGTCGGCACCACCGACCGGCCGACCCCGCTGATCGACCTGCTGCCGACCCTCGCCGAACTCGCGGGCGCGCCCGCCCCGACGGACATCGACGGCCTCTCCGCCGCCCCGCTGCTGCGCCCCGGCGGCGCCGAGGCCGCCCGCCACGACCATCTGTACTTCTACCGCAACCACAGCGGTGTCACCCCGCGCGCCGACCGGGTCGACGGCGGCCGGGCCCGGCGGCTGGCCGAGGCGGTGCGGCGCGGCGACCTCAAGGCGGTCCGCTTCGCCCCCGGCCAGGACCGGAGGGCGCCCGACGACCGCTGGCAGGTCGAGCTGTACGACCTCGCCCGCGACCCCGGTGAGCGCGACGACCTGGCGGCGGCGCGACCCGCCCAGGCCGACGCGCTGGTCCGGCTGATGCGGTCCTCCTGGGTGGACGACTACCGGCGCCGGCCCTACGGCGTCACCCTCCAAGTGACCCCGAGGGGCGGGAAGTTCCTCGTCACCGCGAGCCTCGCCAACGGCTCCGCCCGGTCCTGGACCGCCGCCCGGCTCGCCCTCACCGCGCCGAACAGCTGGCGGGTGGTGAGCCTCGGCACGGTCACCGCGGACCGTATCCGTCCCAGCGGCCGGTTCACCGCCCGCTGGGAGGTCACCCCGGCCGCGGACACCGCGCAGGGATGGCTCACGGCCCGGGGCACCGCCACCCACGCGGGCGCCGCGGTGACGTACACGGCCCGCGCGTCGGCCGGGAAGTAGACCGTCAGGGCGTGGTCGTGCCCCGGCCCGGGATCAGCGACCCCCGGCGGGGCTCGTCCGGCTGCCAGCCCAGAGCGCGGGAGATCCCGCGTGCCGCCACCCGTACCGCGGGCGTCAGCACCGGCACCTGCGCGCCTGCCTGGGGCACGACGACCGACACGGCGGCCACCACCGCCCCGCCCGGCCCGCGCACCGGGGCGGCCACCGACAGCGCGTCCTCGGTGACCTGACGGCTGCTCACCGCCACACCCGTGCGCCGGACTTCGGCGAGCACCCGCCGCAACCGGGGCGCGTCGGCGATGGTGTACGGGGTGAAGGGCGTCAACGGGCTCTGGCAGTAGACCTCTTGGGAGGCGGGGTCGTCATGGGCGAGGAGCGCCAGGCCGACGCCCGTGGCGTGCAGGGGCCAGCGTCCGCCGACCCGGATGTGCACACCGACCGCCGAGCGCCCGGAGAGCCACTCGATGTAGACGACCTCGTCGCCGTCGCGGACCGCGAGCTGTACGTTCTCGTGGGTCGCCTCGTACAGGTCCTCCAGGTAGGGCAGCGCGATCTGGCGCAGCGCGAGGCCGCGCGGGGCGAGCGCCGCCAGTTCCCAGAGCCGCAGCCCGACGTGGTAGATCCCGGACGCGTCCCGCTCCAGGGCGCCCCACTCGGTGAGCGCGCCCACCAGCCGGTGGGCCGTGGTGAGGGTGAGTCCGGCGCGGCGGCCGATGTCGGTCAGGGTGAGCGCCGGGTGGTCGTGGTCGAAGGCGGCCAGCACGGCGAGCAGCCGGTCGGGCGCGGAGCGGGCGGACCCGGAGCCGGACCCGGGCGGCACGGTCTCCCGCGCCGCGCGCCCGTCGGTCGTCCTCGTCATGGCCCCATCACCCCAGTCCGGCCTCGGCGATCTTCTGCAGCAGTACATGGAGGGTCTCGCGCTCGTCGGCGTCGAGGGGCTCCATCAGTTCGTTCGTGACGCGCTGCCCGGCCTCGTCGGTGTCGCGCAGGAACGACCGGCCGTCCCCGGTGAGCAGGACGATCCGGCTGCGCCGGTCGTCGGGGGAGGGCCGCCGCTCGGCGAAACCGAGCTTCTCCAGGTCGTCCACCAGCCCGACGATCGCGCTCGGGTCGTAGCCGAGCGACGCGCTCAGCTCGCGCTGGAGCGCGCCCGGGGAGGTGGCGAGGAAACGCAGCAGCGCGTAGTGCCGCAGCCGGAGGCCCGACTCCTGGAGGGAGGAGTTGAACAGCTGCCCGGACCGCAGCCCCAGGCGGTACAGCAGATAGCCGGTGTCCGCGTGCAGCCCGCGCATCCACGGCTCGTGCGCGTCGATCGAGGCGGCGTCCTGCGTCTGCTGGCGGGCGATGGCGGGCTCCCTGGTCCGGGGCCTGTCCCGGGGATCAGGCCTGCGCCCCGGTCGGGGCGGCGCGTACGTACCGCCCCAGCATGACGCAACGCCCGGGGAACGACAACTATTGACGTCAACAACTATTGCTCTTAACTTCGATTTCGTAGCCGCACCGCCACTCGAAGGGACCCCCTCGTGCCCAGCATCGATCTCACCGGCAAGGTCGCCGTCGTCACGGGCAGTGGCCGTGGCCTCGGCCTGGCCTACGCACAGGCCCTCGCCGCCGCCGGCGCCTCCGTCGTCGTCAACGACATCGACGAGGCCGTGGCGGAGGCGGCCGTGAAGTCCCTCACCGAGGCGGGCGGCAAGGCCGTCGCCGAGGTGGTCCCGGTCGGGACGACCGAGGCCGCGGACCGGCTGGTGGGCCGCGCGGTGGAGGAGTTCGGGCGCCTCGACATCCTGGTCACCAACGCGGGCATCCTGCGCGACAAGGTGCTCTGGAAGATGTCCGACGACGACTTCGACGCGGTGATCACCACCCACCTCAAGGGCACCTTCACCTGCGCCCGCGCCGCCGCGATCCGCATGCGCGAGCAGGGCGAGGGCGGCTCGCTGATCCTGGTCGGCTCCCCGGCCGGACAGCGCGGCAACTTCGGCCAGACGAACTACGCCGCCGCCAAGGCCGGCATCGCCGCCTTCGCCCGCACCTGGGCGATGGAGCTGGGCCGCGCGGGCATCACCGTCAACGCGATCGTCCCCGTGGCCGCCACCGCGATGACCGAGACCATCCCGGTCTTCGCCCCGTACGTGGAGGCCCTGCGCGAGGGCAAGCCCTTCCCGGACTTCCTGCGCAAGGGCGAGGGCTTCGGCACCCCCGAGGACTGCGCGGCCCTGGTCCCCTTCCTCGCCTCCGAGGCCGCACGCGGTGTCACCGGCCAGGCCATCGGCATCGGCGGCGACAAGGTGGCACTCTGGTCGCACCCGCAGGAGATCAAGACGGCGTAC of Streptomyces phaeolivaceus contains these proteins:
- a CDS encoding serine hydrolase domain-containing protein, encoding MALTHGTCTDRFAAVREALAASLDGKDVGASVAVYVDGEPVVDLWGGHTDAARTTPWQRDTLTPVWSTTKTMTALCVLMLADRGEVDLDAPVATYWPEFAAAGKEGVRVRHVLSHTAGLPRFEVPTTLEDLYDWPTVTSRLAAQAPAWEPGTEAGYHAVTQGYLLGEIVRRVTGRSLGTFLAEEVTGPLGADFHIGLAAEHDHRVAPIIPPPSSPPRGGPRPNPIIPEGTANTTAWRRAEIPAANGHGNARSVAAVQSLLACGGAARGVRLLSEKGCERIFEEQFDGTDSVLRVPMRYGMGYGLNRGQLPNPRTCFWAGWGGSIVLVDLDARMSVAYVMNQMIDEGLGDDRGFMILAAVYEGLSA
- a CDS encoding sulfatase-like hydrolase/transferase encodes the protein MSSRRRFLAGTAAVGATGAAAGCVAHEGRKAGPREVAAPEVNRPSAPVVPAARTPSQRLNFVVVLADDLGHGELGSYGQKLIDTPRLDALAAEGLRFTDAYAAAPVCAPSRCSLLTGLHSGHATVRENPWGPGGQGALTERDFTFADALRALGYRTALIGKWGFGPERPNQPSHPNSRGFEQFYGYLTHKHAHEYYPTYLWDNDEKQDIPENRDGARKVYAPHLIEDRALGFLDAHKDEPFLLFLAPTVPHAPSLAPELGRYADEPWTRPNKAHAAQVTGLDTLVGTLVDRLKAHGIDRRTVVLVTSDNGPHEEGGTDPDLFDGNGPLRGYKRNLYEGGIRVPLIAWSPQRVPVGTTDRPTPLIDLLPTLAELAGAPAPTDIDGLSAAPLLRPGGAEAARHDHLYFYRNHSGVTPRADRVDGGRARRLAEAVRRGDLKAVRFAPGQDRRAPDDRWQVELYDLARDPGERDDLAAARPAQADALVRLMRSSWVDDYRRRPYGVTLQVTPRGGKFLVTASLANGSARSWTAARLALTAPNSWRVVSLGTVTADRIRPSGRFTARWEVTPAADTAQGWLTARGTATHAGAAVTYTARASAGK
- a CDS encoding IclR family transcriptional regulator, with amino-acid sequence MTRTTDGRAARETVPPGSGSGSARSAPDRLLAVLAAFDHDHPALTLTDIGRRAGLTLTTAHRLVGALTEWGALERDASGIYHVGLRLWELAALAPRGLALRQIALPYLEDLYEATHENVQLAVRDGDEVVYIEWLSGRSAVGVHIRVGGRWPLHATGVGLALLAHDDPASQEVYCQSPLTPFTPYTIADAPRLRRVLAEVRRTGVAVSSRQVTEDALSVAAPVRGPGGAVVAAVSVVVPQAGAQVPVLTPAVRVAARGISRALGWQPDEPRRGSLIPGRGTTTP
- a CDS encoding MarR family winged helix-turn-helix transcriptional regulator; this encodes MRGLHADTGYLLYRLGLRSGQLFNSSLQESGLRLRHYALLRFLATSPGALQRELSASLGYDPSAIVGLVDDLEKLGFAERRPSPDDRRSRIVLLTGDGRSFLRDTDEAGQRVTNELMEPLDADERETLHVLLQKIAEAGLG
- a CDS encoding SDR family NAD(P)-dependent oxidoreductase gives rise to the protein MPSIDLTGKVAVVTGSGRGLGLAYAQALAAAGASVVVNDIDEAVAEAAVKSLTEAGGKAVAEVVPVGTTEAADRLVGRAVEEFGRLDILVTNAGILRDKVLWKMSDDDFDAVITTHLKGTFTCARAAAIRMREQGEGGSLILVGSPAGQRGNFGQTNYAAAKAGIAAFARTWAMELGRAGITVNAIVPVAATAMTETIPVFAPYVEALREGKPFPDFLRKGEGFGTPEDCAALVPFLASEAARGVTGQAIGIGGDKVALWSHPQEIKTAYANGGWTPEALADVWPTSLGAEPQTVGIPAPKIPEA